One region of Acidimicrobiales bacterium genomic DNA includes:
- a CDS encoding acyltransferase: MPWHVRYRVGAGLASQARKALILATHQHCTVEFQGPVRLGPGFTLDIPDAGSFLVGPGVDFRVGFKCEISGNGRVSIGAGSTFTSNALIQCTSSIDIGERCAITQSCLIVDGFHRYRDHARHVLDQGYDLRPIRIANGVVIASKCTVFADIGEGSVIGANSVVSKPIPAYCLAVGAPARVIEYFGPPEKRPPEVDI, encoded by the coding sequence GTGCCTTGGCACGTGCGCTACCGCGTGGGTGCAGGGCTGGCATCCCAGGCGCGAAAGGCATTGATCCTCGCCACGCATCAGCACTGCACCGTCGAGTTCCAGGGCCCGGTGCGGCTGGGGCCGGGATTCACCCTCGACATCCCCGACGCGGGCTCGTTCCTCGTTGGTCCCGGAGTGGACTTCCGCGTCGGGTTCAAGTGCGAGATATCGGGAAATGGTCGGGTCAGCATCGGCGCTGGCAGCACCTTCACATCCAACGCCCTGATCCAGTGCACCAGCTCCATCGACATTGGCGAGCGTTGCGCCATCACCCAGTCGTGCCTGATCGTCGATGGATTTCACCGATACCGAGACCACGCCCGTCACGTGCTCGACCAGGGCTATGACCTACGCCCTATCCGCATCGCGAACGGGGTGGTGATCGCCTCGAAGTGCACGGTCTTCGCCGATATCGGAGAGGGCTCCGTCATCGGCGCCAACTCTGTCGTCAGCAAGCCGATCCCGGCCTACTGTCTCGCCGTAGGAGCACCAGCCCGAGTGATCGAGTATTTCGGGCCTCCCGAGAAACGGCCTCCGGAGGTAGACATATGA
- a CDS encoding class I SAM-dependent methyltransferase: MKIADFLRPGIPASLLLGAVRPSASRRQRALAALALVGFWTAVYARYRRGGIEETAREYEMLGGANWEAFTRHYNERVPTIEEEFALWGEFHQHRHEMRYDLVAAAVRRHVPPGGSILDVGCGSALVADRLLDLDGSYVGMDFGGHHIVYAAKKLRDLDVPLRRAVVRGDGERLPFPDAAFDVVVMSEVIEHLLRPEVAVWEVARVLRPGGVYVMTTNNASEVPLRSPLSHLFAWLEKALGAYRPGLISRRPWVWPERVDPDLLPDDLPDVYLPHTHHIYAETRDLFAAAGLETFHFSTFEFPPPQSNAVRQLDKRGELGRHVVELTEAVARAIPLVNRLGCHVHMLARKVRSPVAITPPVGVWPGPFSGPARNAGPAASQRDPEALIG; the protein is encoded by the coding sequence GTGAAGATTGCCGACTTCCTCCGTCCGGGAATACCAGCCAGTCTGCTCTTGGGCGCCGTGCGCCCCTCTGCGTCCCGTCGCCAGCGGGCGTTGGCTGCCCTGGCTCTCGTCGGCTTTTGGACCGCCGTGTATGCCCGGTACCGCCGCGGAGGCATCGAGGAGACCGCCCGTGAGTACGAGATGCTCGGAGGGGCCAACTGGGAAGCTTTCACCCGCCACTACAACGAGCGAGTTCCGACGATCGAGGAGGAGTTCGCCCTCTGGGGCGAGTTCCACCAGCATCGCCACGAGATGCGCTACGACCTCGTTGCCGCAGCTGTTCGTCGCCATGTACCACCTGGTGGGAGCATCCTCGACGTGGGCTGTGGGTCAGCCCTCGTGGCGGACCGCCTCCTCGACCTTGATGGCTCGTACGTGGGCATGGACTTCGGGGGGCACCACATCGTCTACGCCGCCAAGAAACTGCGTGACCTCGATGTCCCGTTGCGTCGTGCGGTTGTCCGGGGAGATGGTGAGCGGTTGCCGTTTCCGGACGCTGCTTTCGACGTCGTTGTCATGTCCGAGGTCATCGAGCACCTCCTGCGGCCTGAGGTAGCGGTCTGGGAGGTGGCGCGGGTCCTGCGCCCTGGCGGCGTGTACGTGATGACGACGAACAACGCCAGTGAGGTGCCGCTGCGGTCGCCTCTCAGTCATCTCTTTGCCTGGCTGGAGAAGGCGCTGGGAGCCTACCGCCCGGGTCTGATCTCCCGGCGCCCGTGGGTCTGGCCCGAACGCGTCGATCCGGACCTGCTTCCCGACGACCTTCCGGACGTCTACCTCCCGCACACTCACCACATCTACGCTGAGACCCGAGACCTCTTCGCTGCCGCTGGACTGGAGACGTTCCACTTCTCGACGTTCGAGTTCCCCCCGCCTCAGAGCAACGCCGTTCGCCAGCTCGACAAGCGAGGTGAGCTCGGCCGTCACGTCGTGGAGCTGACCGAGGCCGTCGCTCGAGCGATTCCCCTGGTCAACCGCCTCGGCTGTCATGTTCACATGCTGGCCCGAAAGGTCAGATCGCCTGTCGCGATCACACCTCCGGTGGGCGTGTGGCCCGGACCGTTCTCCGGGCCAGCACGGAACGCAGGGCCAGCGGCGAGTCAGCGTGACCCCGAGGCGCTCATCGGCTGA
- a CDS encoding class I SAM-dependent methyltransferase, with protein sequence MTYEPAQYWSQRLADDFSLRGTGHICYSEPYNQWLYRAKHRALWRALGHRTGPVRALDVGSGVGWVVDQLLAWGATVEGCDIADVAVDGLRSRFPGMTVYRHAVGSEPLPCPAETYDLITMMDVAYHLTDDDQWQAAVEDLARALRYGGRLVVTDRFGATDAVPAPHVRLRAKPRWLDSTAASGLRLVAIGPLFRWLSRDEQAAGFARLPDRVRGAIEYGLELTVPRPAHMRWAVFAK encoded by the coding sequence GTGACCTACGAGCCGGCCCAGTACTGGTCCCAGCGCCTCGCTGACGACTTCAGCCTGCGCGGGACAGGACACATCTGCTATTCGGAGCCCTACAACCAGTGGCTGTACCGCGCCAAGCACCGCGCCCTTTGGCGGGCCCTCGGTCACCGCACCGGTCCCGTGAGAGCACTCGATGTCGGCAGCGGAGTCGGCTGGGTGGTCGACCAGCTGCTTGCATGGGGTGCGACGGTTGAGGGCTGCGACATCGCTGACGTTGCGGTGGATGGTCTCCGCTCCCGCTTTCCGGGAATGACCGTCTACCGGCACGCGGTGGGGTCGGAGCCCCTGCCCTGTCCGGCCGAGACCTACGACCTCATCACCATGATGGACGTCGCCTATCACCTGACCGACGACGATCAGTGGCAGGCGGCCGTCGAGGACCTGGCCCGGGCGCTCCGCTACGGCGGCCGTCTCGTGGTGACGGACCGCTTCGGGGCGACCGACGCTGTGCCCGCTCCCCACGTGCGCCTTCGCGCCAAGCCCCGTTGGCTCGACTCCACCGCTGCGAGCGGGCTCCGGCTCGTGGCAATCGGACCCCTCTTCCGATGGCTGTCCCGGGATGAGCAGGCCGCCGGCTTCGCCCGGCTGCCCGATCGGGTCCGCGGCGCGATCGAGTACGGCCTGGAGCTGACCGTTCCGCGACCTGCCCATATGCGATGGGCGGTTTTTGCCAAGTAG
- a CDS encoding glycosyltransferase — protein sequence MATHERAHLLPRLVGALENQEGVGPFEVIVVDDASTDGTWRQLQALARDAGVLFRPLRLEHNSGPATARNAGWRAARAPLIAFTDDDCTPWQGWLSAIVGALRRADLVQGRTLPDPEAPGHGPFSRTLQVTEESGFYQTCNMGYRRDLLERLGGFDERFRHPTGEDTDLAWRAREQGAKSVFDGTALVHHDVRPSNFLTHLRDTPRWEGVVLAVRHHPSLRRHLYRHWFWKDSHPPALLAALGLALAAKPRSSPATKLGALALTLPYVRYRARVNPLGGGPRRRTAAIPAALIADLAEVGVMIAASARYRTILL from the coding sequence GTGGCCACGCACGAACGGGCTCACCTTCTCCCGCGCCTGGTGGGTGCTCTCGAAAATCAGGAAGGCGTCGGGCCCTTCGAGGTGATCGTCGTGGACGACGCCTCCACGGATGGCACGTGGCGCCAGCTCCAAGCGCTGGCCAGAGACGCAGGGGTCCTGTTCAGGCCTCTGCGGCTGGAGCACAACTCGGGCCCGGCAACGGCCCGCAACGCCGGCTGGCGGGCCGCACGTGCCCCTCTCATCGCCTTCACCGACGATGACTGCACCCCCTGGCAGGGGTGGCTGTCGGCCATCGTGGGCGCCTTGCGTCGCGCCGATCTGGTTCAGGGCCGGACCCTCCCAGACCCTGAGGCGCCAGGCCACGGTCCGTTCAGCCGAACCCTCCAGGTGACCGAGGAGTCGGGGTTCTATCAGACCTGCAACATGGGCTATCGGAGAGACCTGTTGGAGCGTCTGGGCGGGTTCGATGAGCGCTTCCGGCACCCCACGGGGGAGGACACTGACCTTGCCTGGCGAGCCCGAGAACAAGGGGCGAAGTCGGTCTTTGACGGTACGGCTCTGGTGCATCACGACGTCCGGCCTTCAAACTTCCTCACCCATCTGCGGGATACACCACGCTGGGAGGGCGTAGTCCTCGCCGTCCGGCACCATCCGAGCCTGCGACGGCACCTCTACCGACACTGGTTCTGGAAGGACTCGCACCCGCCGGCGCTCCTGGCGGCACTCGGGCTGGCCTTGGCCGCCAAGCCGCGATCCTCCCCTGCGACCAAGCTGGGCGCTCTGGCCCTGACACTCCCGTACGTCCGGTACCGGGCCCGGGTAAACCCGCTTGGCGGGGGACCACGCCGTCGAACCGCCGCCATCCCCGCCGCCCTGATTGCAGACCTAGCTGAGGTCGGCGTGATGATCGCCGCCTCGGCAAGGTATCGGACCATCCTCCTCTAG
- a CDS encoding sugar transferase — MPLPVGLDGVRPVEDFPRWLGIVDHVHGSVPSVPTLAADAIVAAGAAVAAGVRGVGVPTLVSLVLVTFLASGLYARRTSIETQGVAWYPARLVGPLFAVVVVLSAILAPLTELRVAAFLATGLVALRTVTWAVVVSARRRGHGLRRTMVIGADQMAETVVDKLCAFPEAGLLPVDVLHPSVDAKRVGHLPDDLSRVVTEHRIRHVVLLPDGDRDGVVADCIERCEGLDLSFSMLPPLAELFLHPCLVAQVGGLPLITLGTVSRSARAVPGKRLFDLIVGSVLVVLAAPVMTATAAAIWLQDRGPILFHQQRVGQGGKTFATLKFRSMVVGAEHLLPELKVNNVTDGLLFKMEEDPRVTAVGRFIRRYSIDELPQLFNVLKGQMSLVGPRPLAVHPDEFGALDGRRHCVPPGITGYWQVAGSNGLTYDEMVKLDFAYINNWSVWLDARLLARTVPAVFHRRSPC; from the coding sequence GTGCCCCTCCCCGTCGGCCTTGACGGTGTCCGACCAGTCGAGGACTTCCCCCGGTGGCTCGGCATAGTGGACCACGTGCACGGGTCGGTGCCCTCCGTACCGACCCTCGCGGCTGACGCGATCGTGGCAGCCGGCGCGGCCGTCGCCGCCGGCGTGCGCGGAGTGGGCGTACCCACCCTGGTCTCGCTGGTCCTCGTCACCTTCCTGGCCAGCGGGCTCTACGCCCGCCGTACATCCATCGAGACTCAGGGAGTGGCCTGGTACCCGGCCCGGCTGGTCGGGCCCCTGTTCGCCGTTGTCGTGGTCCTCTCGGCCATCCTGGCGCCGCTGACCGAGCTTCGGGTGGCGGCCTTCCTTGCCACGGGACTGGTGGCTCTTCGTACCGTCACCTGGGCGGTGGTCGTCTCCGCCCGAAGGCGGGGCCACGGTCTGCGTCGCACCATGGTTATCGGCGCAGATCAGATGGCCGAAACGGTGGTGGACAAGCTCTGCGCCTTCCCCGAGGCCGGCCTGCTGCCAGTCGACGTGCTCCATCCTTCGGTCGACGCCAAGCGTGTAGGGCACCTGCCGGACGACCTGTCGAGGGTCGTTACCGAGCATCGGATCCGCCACGTCGTGCTGTTGCCTGACGGCGACCGAGACGGCGTCGTGGCCGATTGCATCGAGCGCTGCGAGGGCCTCGACCTGAGCTTTTCCATGTTGCCTCCGCTTGCCGAGCTGTTCCTCCACCCGTGCCTGGTCGCCCAGGTGGGAGGGCTACCCCTCATCACTCTGGGGACGGTCAGTCGAAGCGCTCGTGCCGTGCCCGGAAAGCGCCTCTTCGATCTCATCGTCGGGTCAGTTCTCGTAGTGCTCGCGGCCCCCGTGATGACCGCGACTGCCGCCGCCATCTGGCTGCAGGACCGTGGGCCGATCCTCTTTCACCAGCAGAGAGTCGGACAGGGAGGCAAGACCTTCGCCACTCTCAAGTTCCGCTCCATGGTCGTCGGCGCCGAGCATCTGCTTCCGGAGCTGAAGGTAAACAACGTCACCGATGGGTTGCTGTTCAAGATGGAGGAGGATCCCCGAGTCACAGCCGTCGGTCGCTTCATCCGCCGTTACTCAATCGACGAGCTTCCTCAGCTGTTCAACGTGCTCAAGGGCCAGATGAGCCTCGTCGGACCTCGGCCCCTCGCGGTCCACCCGGACGAGTTCGGCGCCCTCGACGGCAGACGCCACTGCGTCCCGCCCGGCATCACCGGTTACTGGCAGGTCGCAGGCAGCAACGGGCTAACGTACGACGAGATGGTCAAGTTGGATTTCGCGTACATCAACAATTGGTCTGTCTGGCTCGACGCCCGACTGTTGGCACGCACGGTGCCTGCTGTCTTTCATCGCCGCAGCCCCTGCTAA
- a CDS encoding ABC transporter ATP-binding protein, translated as MTPRIQLRGVGKRFTKYEDTPMLVTRALHLGPRTRRSALWALRDVDLDVAPGESVGVIGRNGSGKSTLLQLMAGVTAPTEGRVAVHGRVAPLISVGVGFHPELTGRENVYVNGTILGLTRSEIERRFEAIVAFAELEEFIDTPVKFYSSGMYVRLGFAVAAQSEPDVLVVDEVLAVGDLAFQLKCYKRMSEVQNSGATIVVVSHNLASVRTLCQRALVVHDGRVRFDGSTDDALSVYHNYLAETAVEEVTGASGTEAKPAARAAVESFELLDADGQAVTHVSSDSVVTFRVRICFDTAARDPVLGLSIVNEAGIPVYADNAPVRAATGNFAPGDDLSCDIEVALPLPTGTYQAVVGATDSDLATAIARTRPLFFYVSGRRMVHGVVDLHASFTVNRDLVSADGLRRAIED; from the coding sequence GTGACTCCGCGCATCCAGCTTCGTGGAGTGGGTAAGCGCTTCACGAAGTACGAAGACACGCCGATGCTCGTTACGCGCGCCCTGCATCTCGGCCCGCGGACCCGCCGCAGCGCCCTGTGGGCTTTGCGCGATGTCGACTTGGACGTGGCACCTGGTGAGTCCGTAGGGGTGATAGGACGCAATGGATCCGGCAAGTCCACCCTGCTCCAGCTGATGGCCGGTGTCACGGCTCCGACAGAGGGGCGCGTGGCCGTGCACGGGCGGGTCGCCCCGCTGATCTCGGTCGGCGTCGGCTTCCACCCTGAGCTGACCGGGCGGGAGAACGTCTATGTCAATGGGACCATCCTCGGGCTGACCAGGAGCGAGATAGAGCGTCGCTTCGAGGCCATCGTGGCCTTTGCGGAACTCGAGGAGTTCATCGATACGCCCGTCAAGTTCTACTCCTCGGGTATGTACGTCCGGCTCGGCTTCGCCGTGGCCGCCCAGTCAGAGCCAGACGTCCTCGTCGTCGATGAGGTGCTCGCCGTGGGTGACCTCGCCTTCCAGCTGAAGTGCTACAAGCGCATGTCCGAGGTCCAAAACTCCGGGGCGACCATCGTCGTGGTGAGCCACAACCTGGCCTCGGTCAGGACCCTGTGCCAGCGAGCTCTGGTGGTCCACGATGGCAGGGTGCGCTTCGATGGCTCGACCGATGATGCGCTGTCGGTGTACCACAACTATCTGGCTGAAACGGCTGTCGAAGAAGTGACAGGAGCTTCCGGGACGGAGGCCAAGCCAGCGGCTCGCGCCGCCGTTGAATCCTTCGAACTCCTTGATGCTGACGGCCAGGCAGTGACGCACGTCTCGAGTGACTCGGTCGTTACATTTCGCGTGCGCATATGCTTCGACACTGCAGCGCGGGATCCGGTGCTTGGTCTCAGCATTGTCAACGAGGCGGGCATCCCGGTCTACGCCGACAACGCGCCAGTGCGGGCGGCAACCGGCAATTTCGCACCCGGCGATGACTTGAGTTGTGACATCGAGGTCGCCTTGCCGCTGCCGACCGGCACCTACCAGGCGGTGGTCGGAGCGACGGACTCGGACTTGGCCACGGCGATTGCCCGGACACGCCCGCTGTTCTTTTATGTGAGCGGTCGTCGGATGGTTCACGGGGTCGTCGACCTCCACGCCTCGTTCACGGTGAACCGTGATCTCGTGTCGGCCGACGGGCTTCGCAGGGCCATCGAGGACTGA
- a CDS encoding glycosyltransferase family A protein, with protein sequence MSLVRPAPSPRVSVIVPVRDRRDLLRRMLDALAAQTLTDHEIIVVDDGSEDGSGDEARQDAALGRPVKVVAGGGAGAVAARRLGVSHAKAGLLAFTDSDCVPEPGWLAAGVAAIEQGADLAQGVTRALRPPRPLERCVQAPTEDGLYQTCNVFYRRTAYDAAAGFDISAGKRLGFRPGSRLRGLGFGEDVLLGWQVRRSGRAAFAPDAVVAHHVFPVDVVESLRRAWTAGAFPSLVREVPELRQTLLLDGLVLGGRPRLALYAAALAFLARRDGVATAALVIWVGARLRRVAQLEPSWTRRATVLPVDLTLDAVSAIALAAGSMRARRLVL encoded by the coding sequence ATGAGCTTGGTCCGGCCAGCGCCCAGCCCGAGAGTCTCGGTGATCGTTCCGGTGCGGGACCGGCGTGACCTCCTCCGCCGAATGCTCGACGCTCTCGCGGCCCAGACGCTGACCGACCACGAGATCATCGTGGTGGATGACGGATCGGAAGACGGCAGCGGCGATGAGGCTCGTCAGGATGCCGCTCTGGGGAGGCCCGTCAAAGTGGTCGCCGGCGGCGGAGCTGGGGCGGTGGCGGCTCGTCGCCTCGGAGTTTCCCATGCCAAGGCCGGGCTGCTGGCCTTCACTGACAGCGACTGTGTGCCGGAGCCCGGCTGGCTGGCCGCCGGGGTGGCAGCCATCGAACAGGGTGCCGACCTTGCTCAGGGTGTCACCCGTGCCCTGCGGCCGCCGCGGCCCCTCGAGCGCTGTGTGCAAGCGCCGACCGAGGATGGCCTCTATCAGACCTGCAATGTCTTCTATCGCCGTACAGCTTATGACGCGGCAGCAGGCTTTGACATCAGCGCGGGCAAGCGGCTGGGCTTTCGACCCGGCTCCCGATTGCGGGGCCTCGGCTTTGGTGAGGATGTCCTGCTGGGCTGGCAGGTGCGACGCTCGGGCCGGGCCGCATTCGCTCCCGATGCTGTCGTAGCGCACCACGTTTTTCCCGTCGACGTCGTCGAGTCCCTACGTAGGGCTTGGACCGCGGGGGCTTTCCCGTCACTTGTGCGAGAGGTCCCAGAGCTTCGCCAGACGCTCCTCTTGGACGGGCTCGTCCTCGGCGGCCGTCCTCGCCTGGCTCTCTACGCTGCGGCGCTCGCCTTTCTCGCCAGGCGTGATGGCGTTGCCACCGCGGCCTTGGTGATATGGGTAGGTGCCCGGCTTCGCCGGGTCGCACAGCTGGAGCCATCATGGACAAGACGGGCCACGGTCCTACCCGTCGACCTGACGCTTGACGCCGTGTCCGCGATTGCGCTAGCTGCCGGGAGCATGCGGGCGCGTCGATTGGTGCTGTGA
- a CDS encoding endo-1,4-beta-xylanase, translated as MLPFTVARGVLFGAATRYWILSPGVDDQYSSTLTANYNGVTPENAMKWAATEPAKDQYDFSSADPIVAFAAANHQQVRGHNLVWGNDNPAWLEQGTWTRDQLIQIMHDHISNVVTHFENEFPGTVTQWDVVNEAVTGPGQLVPNIWERVIGSDYISMAFQFAHQADPNSQLYYNDYGGEGLGPKSDAINWVAAYLKSTGVPIDGVGLESHFDLNPPPQADIASNMTRLASEGLKVAVTEMDVRLLPPAGYTSPTDAQSWDQAHIYYATLATCLAQPACSTFVTWGFTDKYSWIPTSYPGYGWALPFSDTYAHKSAYTGLAAALQGGADPYCTTYASPATGTHRVCGALLAKYQALGGPSGFLGYPTTDETPTPDGVGRFNHFANDGSIYWSPNTGAWSIHGAIRAKWASMGWEQGVLGYPTTDETGTSDGVGRFNHFSTAGSIYWTPNTGAWSIHGRIRDKYQALGGPSSVLGYPVTDENGTPDGVGRFNHFSNSGSIYWTPNTGAWSIHGRIRDKWASMGWERSCLRYPVSDEFAIPGGRQSNLQQGVITYSFSSGQATPSC; from the coding sequence TTGCTCCCCTTCACTGTCGCGCGGGGAGTCCTGTTCGGCGCGGCAACAAGGTACTGGATCCTTTCCCCGGGGGTTGATGACCAGTACAGCTCGACCCTCACGGCTAACTACAACGGCGTTACCCCGGAGAACGCCATGAAGTGGGCGGCCACCGAGCCGGCGAAGGACCAGTACGACTTCAGCTCGGCCGACCCTATCGTTGCGTTCGCCGCGGCAAACCACCAGCAGGTCCGGGGCCACAATCTCGTCTGGGGCAATGACAACCCTGCCTGGTTGGAGCAAGGGACATGGACCCGTGACCAGCTCATTCAGATCATGCACGACCACATCTCGAACGTGGTCACCCACTTCGAGAACGAATTCCCGGGCACGGTGACGCAGTGGGATGTGGTGAACGAGGCCGTCACCGGTCCCGGTCAACTCGTACCGAACATCTGGGAGCGTGTCATTGGCTCGGATTACATTTCGATGGCGTTCCAGTTCGCTCACCAGGCCGATCCCAATTCCCAGCTGTATTACAACGACTACGGCGGTGAGGGGCTGGGGCCCAAGTCGGACGCGATCAACTGGGTCGCTGCTTACCTTAAGTCCACGGGGGTGCCCATCGATGGCGTAGGCCTCGAGTCGCACTTCGACCTGAACCCACCCCCACAGGCTGACATCGCCAGCAACATGACCCGGCTCGCCTCCGAGGGGTTGAAGGTGGCGGTCACCGAGATGGACGTGCGTCTGCTGCCGCCCGCTGGCTACACCTCCCCCACCGACGCCCAAAGCTGGGACCAGGCGCACATCTACTACGCGACGCTGGCCACATGCCTGGCCCAGCCCGCCTGTTCCACCTTCGTCACCTGGGGCTTCACCGACAAGTACTCCTGGATACCGACAAGTTATCCGGGCTACGGCTGGGCCCTTCCGTTCAGCGATACCTATGCTCACAAGTCTGCCTACACGGGGCTGGCGGCGGCGCTTCAGGGAGGTGCTGATCCGTACTGCACGACGTACGCCTCGCCCGCTACCGGGACTCATCGGGTCTGCGGTGCCCTGCTGGCCAAGTACCAGGCGCTCGGGGGCCCTTCTGGCTTCCTCGGCTATCCCACCACCGACGAGACCCCCACGCCAGACGGCGTCGGTCGCTTCAATCACTTCGCAAACGACGGCTCCATCTACTGGAGTCCGAACACCGGCGCCTGGTCCATTCACGGCGCCATCCGGGCCAAGTGGGCCAGCATGGGCTGGGAACAGGGCGTTCTCGGCTACCCCACCACCGACGAGACCGGCACTTCAGACGGAGTAGGCCGCTTCAACCACTTCAGCACCGCCGGCTCCATCTACTGGACCCCGAACACCGGCGCCTGGTCCATCCATGGTCGGATTCGGGACAAGTACCAGGCTCTGGGCGGACCCTCGAGCGTCCTCGGCTACCCCGTCACCGACGAGAACGGCACCCCTGACGGAGTGGGCCGGTTCAATCACTTCAGCAACTCCGGCTCCATCTACTGGACCCCGAACACCGGCGCCTGGTCCATCCATGGGCGCATTCGGGACAAGTGGGCCAGCATGGGCTGGGAGAGGAGCTGCTTGCGGTACCCCGTGAGTGACGAATTCGCCATCCCCGGTGGGCGGCAGAGCAACCTTCAGCAGGGCGTGATCACGTATAGCTTCAGCTCAGGACAGGCGACCCCGAGCTGTTAG
- a CDS encoding glycosyltransferase family 4 protein gives MKVLVVSNMYPPHYYGGYELSCRDVVEHWRERGHRVTVLTTNMRVAGVIDLPGERDRGIRRDLDFYWEDHALVSPSLWRRLEVERTNQRHLRRALDDVTPDVVSVWNMGAMSLGLVTTIVEARLPLVLVVCDDWLDYGPALDAWTRLFARRPRTRLLVRRLTGLPTGLPADLGDRATGCFVSEATRSHATARTGLRFTQSTVVYSGIDPADFPLGVPEVREARPWGWRLLSVGRLDPRKGVDTIIRALPLLPEQATLSVLGRGDSRHLGELHRLVDELGLADRVRFDAVQREELRRHYEEADALVFPPTWSEPFGLIPIEAMACGTPVVATGTGGSAEFLSDCRNSLVFPPGDAVLLAAALRRLADDPALRARLVQGGLATASELTVDRLAEVLEAWHLAAADRFRYGPPPDRPPPTLTRTSS, from the coding sequence ATGAAGGTTCTCGTCGTCTCGAACATGTACCCACCCCATTACTACGGCGGCTACGAGCTTTCCTGCCGGGACGTGGTGGAGCATTGGCGAGAGCGGGGCCACCGGGTGACCGTCCTCACCACCAACATGCGGGTGGCCGGAGTGATCGACCTCCCTGGCGAGAGGGACCGCGGCATACGTCGCGACCTGGACTTCTACTGGGAGGACCACGCTCTCGTGAGCCCCAGTCTCTGGCGGCGGCTCGAGGTGGAAAGGACCAATCAGCGGCACCTCCGGAGAGCCCTTGACGATGTCACCCCCGATGTGGTGTCGGTTTGGAACATGGGAGCGATGTCGCTTGGTCTCGTGACCACCATCGTCGAGGCGCGGCTGCCACTGGTCCTCGTGGTCTGCGATGACTGGCTGGATTACGGCCCAGCCCTGGACGCATGGACGCGGCTGTTCGCTCGGCGTCCCCGCACCCGGCTGCTCGTGCGCCGCCTGACCGGGCTGCCTACCGGGCTGCCGGCCGACCTGGGGGACCGGGCCACGGGCTGCTTTGTGAGTGAGGCAACCCGGAGCCACGCCACTGCTCGTACTGGCTTGCGCTTCACCCAATCGACAGTGGTCTACAGCGGCATCGATCCTGCCGACTTCCCACTGGGCGTGCCCGAAGTCAGGGAGGCCCGCCCCTGGGGCTGGCGGCTGCTGTCGGTCGGTCGTTTAGATCCGCGCAAGGGCGTCGATACCATCATCCGCGCCCTCCCCCTCCTCCCCGAGCAGGCCACCCTCTCCGTGTTGGGCCGCGGCGATTCCCGCCACCTTGGCGAGCTCCATCGGCTAGTCGATGAGCTGGGCCTGGCGGACCGGGTCCGGTTCGACGCCGTCCAGCGGGAGGAGCTCAGGCGCCACTACGAAGAGGCGGATGCGCTCGTCTTCCCCCCCACCTGGTCCGAGCCCTTTGGCCTGATCCCTATCGAAGCCATGGCCTGCGGCACCCCGGTGGTAGCCACGGGCACCGGCGGCTCGGCCGAATTTCTGTCCGACTGCCGCAACAGCCTGGTCTTCCCGCCCGGTGACGCCGTTCTGCTGGCAGCTGCCCTTCGTCGGCTCGCTGACGACCCGGCGCTACGCGCCCGCTTGGTGCAGGGCGGGCTGGCGACGGCGAGTGAGCTGACCGTGGATCGCCTGGCCGAGGTCCTCGAAGCCTGGCATCTCGCTGCGGCCGATCGATTCCGCTACGGGCCACCCCCTGACCGTCCGCCTCCCACGCTCACCAGGACGTCCAGTTGA
- a CDS encoding ABC transporter permease has protein sequence MSVATGFELTPRATSSRSLLIELWRSRDLVRILSRKEFFVRYRRASFGLLWAVGLPLFQAVVIAVVFSRLAHLRPGTTNYVAFILAGLVGWTYFSSTLGTGSTAVVDGSSLTSRIYFPRMVLPLVTVGSNLYGYLISLVVVVGICFALGVPASPRLLLLVPATVLLVALTAALCLTLAALHVYFRDVRWVVQASLLAWMYVTPVIYPLDRLHGLAHVLWINPATGMVELFHAAIVGTSGDWIPSVWCSLGWVVALFVVGIALFRRFDRVFVDLL, from the coding sequence ATGAGCGTAGCCACCGGGTTCGAGCTCACACCTCGGGCGACCTCCTCACGGTCCCTGCTGATCGAGCTGTGGCGGTCTCGGGACCTCGTGCGCATTTTGTCCCGAAAGGAGTTCTTCGTTCGCTATCGGCGAGCCTCCTTCGGCCTGCTTTGGGCCGTGGGCCTCCCGCTGTTCCAAGCGGTCGTCATCGCGGTGGTATTCAGTCGACTAGCCCATCTTCGGCCAGGAACCACGAACTACGTAGCCTTCATCCTCGCTGGGCTCGTGGGTTGGACCTACTTCTCTTCGACCCTGGGGACGGGATCTACGGCCGTCGTGGACGGATCGTCGCTGACGTCCAGGATCTATTTCCCCCGAATGGTGCTACCGCTCGTCACCGTGGGATCCAATCTGTACGGGTACCTCATCAGTCTTGTCGTCGTTGTCGGGATCTGCTTCGCTCTTGGCGTACCGGCGAGCCCCCGCCTCCTGCTGCTCGTGCCAGCCACCGTCCTGTTGGTCGCCCTAACCGCTGCCCTCTGCCTCACCCTCGCCGCTCTCCACGTCTATTTCCGAGATGTTCGCTGGGTGGTCCAGGCCTCCCTACTTGCCTGGATGTACGTAACTCCTGTGATCTACCCGCTTGACAGGCTTCACGGCCTGGCCCATGTCCTCTGGATCAATCCGGCCACGGGTATGGTCGAGCTGTTCCATGCCGCCATCGTGGGCACCTCTGGCGACTGGATACCGTCGGTCTGGTGCTCGCTTGGATGGGTGGTTGCCTTGTTCGTGGTCGGCATCGCTCTCTTCCGTCGCTTCGATCGCGTCTTCGTGGACCTCCTGTGA